From a region of the Oryzias melastigma strain HK-1 linkage group LG4, ASM292280v2, whole genome shotgun sequence genome:
- the zbtb14 gene encoding zinc finger and BTB domain-containing protein 14 isoform X2, producing the protein MAETVKYVDEEHKSIFLKLLNEQRLEGEHCDIAVVVEDVKFRAHRCVLAACSNYFKKLFKKHEVDNSSVIEIDFIRSDIFEEVLNYMYTAKISVKKRDVNLMMSSGQILGIRFLDKLCSQKRDVSSEEKDKFPFDIVKMALPPEAQLAADSEVLDEQDDTPSGDELVETSANQELDKSPSAALRVQEAILKELTNEDVHKVACYDQDAVSEMETEPKELGTEHHATQTLAFADSIGDVKDEQAPGWSTAAGDMKFEYLLYGHREQLACQACGKTFLDESRLRKHEKLHSAERPFTCEICTKAFTTHAHLKEHLKIHTGFKPYRCEVCGKSFIRAPDLKKHERVHSNERPFACQMCEKAFKHKSHLKDHERRHRGEKPFVCPSCTKAFAKASDLKRHENNMHSDRKQLNPLQSETEALQAAAMAAEEQHLENMSCS; encoded by the exons ATGGCAGAGACTGTGAAATACGTGGATGAGGAACACAAGAGCATCTTTCTAAAACTTTTGAATGAGCAGCGGCTGGAGGGGGAGCACTGCGACATTGCTGTGGTTGTCGAGGACGTTAAGTTTCGGGCACATCGCTGCGTGCTTGCTGCTTGCTCCAACTACTTCAAGAAGCTGTTCAAGAAACACGAG GTGGACAATTCATCTGTCATTGAGATAGACTTCATCCGCTCAGATATCTTTGAAGAGGTGTTGAACTACATGTACACAGCCAAGATCTCTGTCAAGAAGAGGGACGTCAACCTGATGATGTCTTCAGGCCAGATCCTCGGCATCCGCTTCCTGGACAAGCTGTGCTCACAG AAACGCGATGTGTCTTCAGAAGAAAAGGACAAGTTTCCGTTTGACATAGTAAAGATGGCGCTGCCGCCTGAAGCTCAGCTTGCAGCCGATTCAGAG GTTTTGGATGAGCAGGATGACACACCCTCAGGGGATGAACTCGTCGAGACATCGGCTAATCAGGAGCTTGACAAGTCTCCGAGTGCAGCGCTGCGTGTTCAGGAGGCCATCTTGAAAGAATTGACCAATGAGGACGTGCATAAG GTTGCCTGCTATGACCAGGATGCAGTATCAGAGATGGAGACGGAGCCCAAGGAGCTGGGAACAGAGCATCACGCCACCCAGACACTGGCGTTTGCAGACAGCATAGGTGACGTGAAAGATGAGCAAGCCCCTGGCTGGTCCACGGCGGCTGGTGACATGAAGTTTGAGTACCTGCTGTACGGACATCGAGAGCAGCTGGCCTGCCAGGCATGCGGGAAGACTTTCCTGGATGAGAGCAGGCTCAG GAAACATGAGAAGCTTCATTCAGCAGAGCGGCCCTTCACCTGTGAAATCTGTACCAAAGCTTTCACTACCCACGCTCATCTAAAGG AACACCTGAAGATCCACACAGGCTTTAAACCCTACAGGTGTGAGGTTTGTGGGAAATCATTCATTCGAGCACCAGACCTGAAGAAGCACGAAAGAGTTCACAGCAATGAGAGGCCATTTGCTTGCCAGATGTGTGAGAAG gcaTTTAAACACAAGTCCCACCTGAAGGACCACGAGAGGAGACACAGAGGAGAAAAACCCTTCGTGTGTCCATCTTGCACCAAAGCCTTTGCTAAG GCCTCCGATCTGAAGCGGCATGAAAACAACATGCACAGTGACCGAAAGCAGCTCAACCCTTTGCAGAGTGAGACTGAGGCCC
- the zbtb14 gene encoding zinc finger and BTB domain-containing protein 14 isoform X1 codes for MVQTEERQRLTNLLPEPSTARPEPGCFLICSSVRVVLWRAAENHTMAETVKYVDEEHKSIFLKLLNEQRLEGEHCDIAVVVEDVKFRAHRCVLAACSNYFKKLFKKHEVDNSSVIEIDFIRSDIFEEVLNYMYTAKISVKKRDVNLMMSSGQILGIRFLDKLCSQKRDVSSEEKDKFPFDIVKMALPPEAQLAADSEVLDEQDDTPSGDELVETSANQELDKSPSAALRVQEAILKELTNEDVHKVACYDQDAVSEMETEPKELGTEHHATQTLAFADSIGDVKDEQAPGWSTAAGDMKFEYLLYGHREQLACQACGKTFLDESRLRKHEKLHSAERPFTCEICTKAFTTHAHLKEHLKIHTGFKPYRCEVCGKSFIRAPDLKKHERVHSNERPFACQMCEKAFKHKSHLKDHERRHRGEKPFVCPSCTKAFAKASDLKRHENNMHSDRKQLNPLQSETEALQAAAMAAEEQHLENMSCS; via the exons atggtccaaaCAGAGGAGCGACAGAGGTTGACAAACCTTCTCCCAGAACCGTCTACCGCTCGTCCAGAACCTGGCTGCTTCCTGATATGCTCCTCTGTTCGCGTAGTTCTTTGGAGAGCTGCAGAAAACCACACG ATGGCAGAGACTGTGAAATACGTGGATGAGGAACACAAGAGCATCTTTCTAAAACTTTTGAATGAGCAGCGGCTGGAGGGGGAGCACTGCGACATTGCTGTGGTTGTCGAGGACGTTAAGTTTCGGGCACATCGCTGCGTGCTTGCTGCTTGCTCCAACTACTTCAAGAAGCTGTTCAAGAAACACGAG GTGGACAATTCATCTGTCATTGAGATAGACTTCATCCGCTCAGATATCTTTGAAGAGGTGTTGAACTACATGTACACAGCCAAGATCTCTGTCAAGAAGAGGGACGTCAACCTGATGATGTCTTCAGGCCAGATCCTCGGCATCCGCTTCCTGGACAAGCTGTGCTCACAG AAACGCGATGTGTCTTCAGAAGAAAAGGACAAGTTTCCGTTTGACATAGTAAAGATGGCGCTGCCGCCTGAAGCTCAGCTTGCAGCCGATTCAGAG GTTTTGGATGAGCAGGATGACACACCCTCAGGGGATGAACTCGTCGAGACATCGGCTAATCAGGAGCTTGACAAGTCTCCGAGTGCAGCGCTGCGTGTTCAGGAGGCCATCTTGAAAGAATTGACCAATGAGGACGTGCATAAG GTTGCCTGCTATGACCAGGATGCAGTATCAGAGATGGAGACGGAGCCCAAGGAGCTGGGAACAGAGCATCACGCCACCCAGACACTGGCGTTTGCAGACAGCATAGGTGACGTGAAAGATGAGCAAGCCCCTGGCTGGTCCACGGCGGCTGGTGACATGAAGTTTGAGTACCTGCTGTACGGACATCGAGAGCAGCTGGCCTGCCAGGCATGCGGGAAGACTTTCCTGGATGAGAGCAGGCTCAG GAAACATGAGAAGCTTCATTCAGCAGAGCGGCCCTTCACCTGTGAAATCTGTACCAAAGCTTTCACTACCCACGCTCATCTAAAGG AACACCTGAAGATCCACACAGGCTTTAAACCCTACAGGTGTGAGGTTTGTGGGAAATCATTCATTCGAGCACCAGACCTGAAGAAGCACGAAAGAGTTCACAGCAATGAGAGGCCATTTGCTTGCCAGATGTGTGAGAAG gcaTTTAAACACAAGTCCCACCTGAAGGACCACGAGAGGAGACACAGAGGAGAAAAACCCTTCGTGTGTCCATCTTGCACCAAAGCCTTTGCTAAG GCCTCCGATCTGAAGCGGCATGAAAACAACATGCACAGTGACCGAAAGCAGCTCAACCCTTTGCAGAGTGAGACTGAGGCCC